A region from the Leopardus geoffroyi isolate Oge1 chromosome C2, O.geoffroyi_Oge1_pat1.0, whole genome shotgun sequence genome encodes:
- the RRP1B gene encoding ribosomal RNA processing protein 1 homolog B isoform X4, which produces MNREWKGIDRLRLGKYYMLIRLVLRQSFEVLKRNGWEESRIKLFLDVLMKEILHPESQSPDGVKFHFIGIYLDELSKVGGRELLADQNLRFIDPFCKVAAKTKDQTLVQTIARGVLEVIVDQSPLGPEETLEEQKPQVGEGEPSEEETPENEVVWRQTVSRKKTALSQQHSRMDGVRDDAARGGRLEDAGPLLQFDYKAVADRLLEITNRKNTPPFNRKRLSKLIKKFRDLSEAGSLSRLSFAEDISAEGDDQTLNRGKHKKKGNKLLEKTDPEEGGGNKSFLAEEEESEGSVQKRKGKKRKKVHLQPEHLGSGAPALPPEQNGGGEPEGSPERAQKMPAAEPGAPAAPRPEEHSVSGPAPAQGKRKRPRKRSLRVQGESSESTPPLPRGDEAREPSPPASPASGAPVQKRPRTLGALPINGSGPPALAWPPPQQQGRPAGLPPGRRLKKKKGEPSGLDLYDASHQKAAILKKRKKMKEMCNLERRGVLKAEARLVQAPGGGGALSPSKKQQLRTENDFVRFDTPFLPKPLFFRKAKSSTASAISVRPAGQRDKTPSSSKKVTFGLNRNTTAEFKKTDKSILVSPTGPSRVAFNPEQRPLHGVLKTATGSPTGAPLGTKKPLSATPKRRPTAMDFF; this is translated from the exons ATGAATCGAGAGTGGAAGGGGATAGACCGGCTGCGCCTGGGCAAGTACTATATG CTGATCCGTCTGGTCCTGAGGCAGTCCTTTGAAGTTCTCAAGCGAAATGGCTGGGAAGAAAG CCGAATCAAGCTATTCTTAGACGTCTTGATGAAGGAGATCTTGCACCCTGAGAGCCAGTCTCCTGATGGAGTGAAGTTCCACTTCATCGGCATTTACCTGGACGAACTGTCcaaagtgggagggagagag CTTTTGGCAGATCAGAATCTCAGGTTCATTGATCCATTCTGCAAAGTCGCTGCCAAGACTAAGGA CCAGACGTTGGTGCAGACTATAGCTAGGGGTGTTCTTGAAGTCATCGTGGACCAGTCTCCTCTTGGACCTGAAGAGACCCTCGAGGAACAGAAGCCTCAGGTGGGCGAGGGTGAGCCCTCTGAAGAAGAAACGCCTGAAAACGAGGTGGTGTGGAGACAAACCGTCAGTAGAAAGAAGACCG CACTGAGCCAGCAGCACTCCAGGATGGACGGCGTCCGCGACGACGCGGCGAGAGGCGGGCGCCTGGAGGACGCCGGGCCCCTGCTCCAG TTCGACTACAAGGCTGTTGCTGACCGACTCCTGGAAATCACCAACAGGAAGAACACCCCTCCCTTCAATAGGAAGCGtctctccaaactcatcaagaa atttCGGGATCTCTCCGAAG CAGGCAGCCTATCCCGGCTCAGTTTTGCTGAGGACATTTCTGCTGAGGGAGATGACCAAACGCTCAACCGAggaaagcacaagaaaaaaggaaataaacttttagagaaaaccgacccagaggaaggaggag GAAACAAGTCCTTCCttgctgaggaagaggagagcgAAGGCAGCGttcagaagagaaaagggaaaaagaggaagaaggtcCATCTCCAACCAGAGCATTTAGGGTCGGGGGCTCCGGCCCTGCCCCCAGAACAGAACGGGGGCGGGGAGCCGGAGGGAAGTCCGGAAAGAGCCCAGAAGATGCCTGCGGCTGAGCCGGGGGCACCAGCTGCCCCTCGCCCCGAGGAGCACAGCGTTTCGGGGCCCGCCCCAGCGCAGGGTAAGAGGAAACGACCGAGGAAGAGAAGCCTGAGGGTCCAGGGCGAGAGCTCGGAGTCCACACCACCACTGCCTCGGGGGGACGAGGCCCGGGAACCGTCCCCTCCGGCATCCCCTGCCAGCGGAGCCCCGGTCCAGAAGAGGCCAAGGACGCTCGGAGCCCTCCCGATCAACGGCAGCGGCCCCCCCGCGCTggcctggcccccaccccagcagcagGGCCGTCCAGCCGGCCTGCCCCCGGGCAGgagactgaagaaaaagaagggggagCCCAGCGGCCTTGACCTCTACGACGCGTCTCATCAGAAAGCCGCCAtcttgaagaagagaaagaagatgaaagagaTGTGTAACTTGGAGCGCCGCGGGGTGTTGAAGGCCGAAGCCAGGCTCGTCCAGGCTCCG GGCGGTGGGGGGGCTCTCAGCCCCTCGAAGAAGCAGCAGCTGAGGACGGAGAATGACTTCGTGAGGTTCGACACCCCCTTCTTACCGAAGCCCCTGTTCTTCAGAAAAGCCAAGAGCAGCACTGCCTCTGCCATCTCTGTGCGCCCTGCCGGGCAG CGAGACAAGACGCCCTCAAGCTCCAAGAAGGTCACCTTCGGGCTGAACAGAAACACGACTGCGG AATTCAAGAAGACAGACAAGAGTATCCTGGTCAGCCCCACGGGCCCCTCCCGAGTGGCCTTCAACCCTGAGCAGAGGCCCCTCCACGGCGTGCTGAAGACCGCCACCGGCTCACCCACCGGCGCCCCCCTGGGGACCAAGAAGCCGCTGAGCGCCACGCCAAAGAGAAGGCCCACGGCTATGGACTTTTTCTAG
- the RRP1B gene encoding ribosomal RNA processing protein 1 homolog B isoform X3, with protein sequence MEELANTISQLVHVVNNSEAQHLFIQTFWQTMNREWKGIDRLRLGKYYMLIRLVLRQSFEVLKRNGWEESRIKLFLDVLMKEILHPESQSPDGVKFHFIGIYLDELSKVGGRELLADQNLRFIDPFCKVAAKTKDQTLVQTIARGVLEVIVDQSPLGPEETLEEQKPQVGEGEPSEEETPENEVVWRQTVSRKKTALSQQHSRMDGVRDDAARGGRLEDAGPLLQFDYKAVADRLLEITNRKNTPPFNRKRLSKLIKKFRDLSEAGSLSRLSFAEDISAEGDDQTLNRGKHKKKGNKLLEKTDPEEGGGNKSFLAEEEESEGSVQKRKGKKRKKVHLQPEHLGSGAPALPPEQNGGGEPEGSPERAQKMPAAEPGAPAAPRPEEHSVSGPAPAQGKRKRPRKRSLRVQGESSESTPPLPRGDEAREPSPPASPASGAPVQKRPRTLGALPINGSGPPALAWPPPQQQGRPAGLPPGRRLKKKKGEPSGLDLYDASHQKAAILKKRKKMKEMCNLERRGVLKAEARLVQAPGGGGALSPSKKQQLRTENDFVRFDTPFLPKPLFFRKAKSSTASAISVRPAGQRDKTPSSSKKVTFGLNRNTTAEFKKTDKSILVSPTGPSRVAFNPEQRPLHGVLKTATGSPTGAPLGTKKPLSATPKRRPTAMDFF encoded by the exons AACACCTGTTCATTCAAACCTTCTGGCAAACGATGAATCGAGAGTGGAAGGGGATAGACCGGCTGCGCCTGGGCAAGTACTATATG CTGATCCGTCTGGTCCTGAGGCAGTCCTTTGAAGTTCTCAAGCGAAATGGCTGGGAAGAAAG CCGAATCAAGCTATTCTTAGACGTCTTGATGAAGGAGATCTTGCACCCTGAGAGCCAGTCTCCTGATGGAGTGAAGTTCCACTTCATCGGCATTTACCTGGACGAACTGTCcaaagtgggagggagagag CTTTTGGCAGATCAGAATCTCAGGTTCATTGATCCATTCTGCAAAGTCGCTGCCAAGACTAAGGA CCAGACGTTGGTGCAGACTATAGCTAGGGGTGTTCTTGAAGTCATCGTGGACCAGTCTCCTCTTGGACCTGAAGAGACCCTCGAGGAACAGAAGCCTCAGGTGGGCGAGGGTGAGCCCTCTGAAGAAGAAACGCCTGAAAACGAGGTGGTGTGGAGACAAACCGTCAGTAGAAAGAAGACCG CACTGAGCCAGCAGCACTCCAGGATGGACGGCGTCCGCGACGACGCGGCGAGAGGCGGGCGCCTGGAGGACGCCGGGCCCCTGCTCCAG TTCGACTACAAGGCTGTTGCTGACCGACTCCTGGAAATCACCAACAGGAAGAACACCCCTCCCTTCAATAGGAAGCGtctctccaaactcatcaagaa atttCGGGATCTCTCCGAAG CAGGCAGCCTATCCCGGCTCAGTTTTGCTGAGGACATTTCTGCTGAGGGAGATGACCAAACGCTCAACCGAggaaagcacaagaaaaaaggaaataaacttttagagaaaaccgacccagaggaaggaggag GAAACAAGTCCTTCCttgctgaggaagaggagagcgAAGGCAGCGttcagaagagaaaagggaaaaagaggaagaaggtcCATCTCCAACCAGAGCATTTAGGGTCGGGGGCTCCGGCCCTGCCCCCAGAACAGAACGGGGGCGGGGAGCCGGAGGGAAGTCCGGAAAGAGCCCAGAAGATGCCTGCGGCTGAGCCGGGGGCACCAGCTGCCCCTCGCCCCGAGGAGCACAGCGTTTCGGGGCCCGCCCCAGCGCAGGGTAAGAGGAAACGACCGAGGAAGAGAAGCCTGAGGGTCCAGGGCGAGAGCTCGGAGTCCACACCACCACTGCCTCGGGGGGACGAGGCCCGGGAACCGTCCCCTCCGGCATCCCCTGCCAGCGGAGCCCCGGTCCAGAAGAGGCCAAGGACGCTCGGAGCCCTCCCGATCAACGGCAGCGGCCCCCCCGCGCTggcctggcccccaccccagcagcagGGCCGTCCAGCCGGCCTGCCCCCGGGCAGgagactgaagaaaaagaagggggagCCCAGCGGCCTTGACCTCTACGACGCGTCTCATCAGAAAGCCGCCAtcttgaagaagagaaagaagatgaaagagaTGTGTAACTTGGAGCGCCGCGGGGTGTTGAAGGCCGAAGCCAGGCTCGTCCAGGCTCCG GGCGGTGGGGGGGCTCTCAGCCCCTCGAAGAAGCAGCAGCTGAGGACGGAGAATGACTTCGTGAGGTTCGACACCCCCTTCTTACCGAAGCCCCTGTTCTTCAGAAAAGCCAAGAGCAGCACTGCCTCTGCCATCTCTGTGCGCCCTGCCGGGCAG CGAGACAAGACGCCCTCAAGCTCCAAGAAGGTCACCTTCGGGCTGAACAGAAACACGACTGCGG AATTCAAGAAGACAGACAAGAGTATCCTGGTCAGCCCCACGGGCCCCTCCCGAGTGGCCTTCAACCCTGAGCAGAGGCCCCTCCACGGCGTGCTGAAGACCGCCACCGGCTCACCCACCGGCGCCCCCCTGGGGACCAAGAAGCCGCTGAGCGCCACGCCAAAGAGAAGGCCCACGGCTATGGACTTTTTCTAG